A part of Pseudoalteromonas arctica A 37-1-2 genomic DNA contains:
- the fliM gene encoding flagellar motor switch protein FliM — MSDLLSQEEIDALLHGVDDVEEEDIHDGEDGGGSTLQYDFSSQDRIVRGRMPTLEIVNERFARHMRISLFNMMRRTAEVSINGVQMIKFGEYIHTLFVPTSLNMVRFRPLKGTGLITMEARLVFILVDNFFGGDGRYHAKIEGREFTPTERRIVQMLLKIIFEDYKEAWAPVMDVSFEYLDSEVNPAMANIVSPTEVVVISSFHIELDGGGGDFHIALPYSMLEPIRELLDAGVQSDTEDTDLRWSKALRDEIMDVEVEISTQLLEVDLTLKQIMELKAGDIIPVEMPEHITVFVEELPTFRAKMGRSRDNVALQISEKIKRPDSVKSELHVFTKGGKKIDSDAELAELEDDLHLSDGVDLDW; from the coding sequence GTGAGCGATTTATTATCCCAAGAGGAAATTGATGCGCTATTGCATGGTGTTGATGACGTTGAAGAGGAAGATATACACGATGGTGAAGATGGCGGAGGGAGTACGCTTCAGTACGATTTTTCTTCGCAAGATCGGATCGTACGTGGTCGTATGCCGACGCTGGAAATTGTTAATGAACGCTTTGCTCGTCATATGCGAATTAGCCTATTTAACATGATGCGCCGCACCGCAGAGGTGTCTATTAACGGCGTACAAATGATTAAATTTGGCGAGTATATTCATACTTTATTTGTTCCAACCAGCTTAAATATGGTCCGTTTTAGACCTTTAAAAGGCACTGGCCTGATTACCATGGAAGCACGACTTGTGTTTATTTTGGTAGATAACTTTTTTGGTGGTGACGGGCGTTATCATGCAAAAATAGAAGGCCGAGAATTTACCCCAACAGAGCGCCGAATTGTACAAATGCTCCTTAAAATAATCTTTGAAGATTATAAAGAAGCTTGGGCACCGGTTATGGATGTATCGTTTGAATATCTCGATTCTGAAGTAAATCCAGCTATGGCTAATATTGTAAGCCCAACTGAGGTTGTGGTTATTAGTTCTTTCCATATTGAGCTCGATGGCGGCGGTGGCGATTTTCATATTGCACTTCCGTATTCAATGCTTGAGCCAATTCGAGAGCTGTTAGATGCGGGTGTTCAGTCTGATACTGAAGATACTGATTTACGTTGGAGCAAAGCGCTTCGCGATGAAATAATGGATGTAGAGGTTGAAATATCAACTCAGTTACTTGAAGTTGATTTAACCTTAAAACAAATCATGGAACTCAAAGCCGGTGATATTATTCCGGTTGAAATGCCTGAGCATATAACCGTGTTTGTTGAAGAACTACCTACATTTAGAGCCAAAATGGGTCGCTCTCGCGATAATGTTGCGCTTCAAATTAGTGAAAAAATTAAACGACCTGATTCAGTTAAATCTGAGCTGCATGTATTTACCAAAGGCGGCAAGAAAATTGACTCAGATGCAGAATTAGCAGAACTAGAAGATGATTTACACCTCTCTGACGGTGTAGACTTAGACTGGTAA
- the fliN gene encoding flagellar motor switch protein FliN, producing the protein MSDDQDTMDEWAAALAEAEAPDDSSEAHVAELDELSDSKHEMSGDEKRKLDTILDIPVTISMEVGRSKINIRNLLQLNQGSVVELDRVAGEPLDVLVNGTLIAHGEVVVVNDKFGIRLTDVISQVERIKKLR; encoded by the coding sequence ATGAGCGATGATCAAGACACAATGGATGAATGGGCAGCAGCATTAGCAGAAGCCGAAGCTCCAGATGATAGTAGCGAAGCACATGTTGCAGAGCTTGATGAGTTAAGTGATTCAAAACACGAAATGAGTGGCGATGAAAAACGAAAACTCGACACTATTTTAGATATCCCCGTTACTATTTCAATGGAAGTAGGACGCTCTAAAATTAATATTCGTAACTTATTGCAACTCAACCAAGGCTCTGTTGTTGAGCTTGACCGTGTTGCGGGCGAGCCGCTAGACGTGCTAGTTAATGGTACTTTGATAGCCCATGGTGAAGTAGTTGTAGTAAACGACAAGTTTGGTATTCGCTTAACTGACGTGATAAGCCAAGTAGAGCGGATCAAAAAACTACGATGA
- the fliO gene encoding flagellar biosynthetic protein FliO, with translation MSLLIALTSSVFSKADVATPTGDILSMVLSLVMVLVLIIVLAFFVKKLNPNLANSDEFKVVRSLPLGSRERLMVVEIDNAQHLLGVTPHSINYLHKLETPLSEKELPELAKRFGKLLNPQSNQNKKN, from the coding sequence ATGAGCTTATTAATTGCTTTAACGAGTTCCGTTTTTTCAAAAGCAGATGTGGCAACACCCACTGGAGATATACTCTCTATGGTGCTGTCGCTTGTAATGGTGCTAGTACTAATCATTGTGCTGGCATTTTTTGTTAAAAAGCTTAATCCAAATTTAGCAAATAGCGATGAATTTAAAGTAGTCAGAAGTCTACCTTTGGGTTCTCGCGAGCGTTTAATGGTTGTTGAGATAGATAATGCTCAGCATTTACTTGGTGTAACTCCCCACAGTATTAATTACTTACACAAGTTAGAAACCCCATTAAGTGAAAAAGAACTACCTGAACTCGCTAAACGATTTGGTAAACTTTTAAACCCGCAATCAAACCAAAATAAAAAGAATTAA
- the fliP gene encoding flagellar type III secretion system pore protein FliP (The bacterial flagellar biogenesis protein FliP forms a type III secretion system (T3SS)-type pore required for flagellar assembly.), with protein sequence MTKWLLIIFAMVFVPSVSAEGIDALTITTNADGTQDYSVTLQVLAIMTALSFIPAAIIMMTSFTRIIVVLAILRQAIGLQQTPSNQVLLGMSLFLSIFIMSPIYQQVNERAIEPYLNEQVTSVQALELAKEPMKAFMLSQVRLKDLETFAKIAGYDQLDSPQDTPLIVLIPAFVTSELQTAFIIGFMFFIPFLIVDLVVASVLMAMGMMMLSPMIVSLPFKIMLFVLVDGWSLVMGTLAKSFGLGT encoded by the coding sequence ATGACAAAGTGGCTGCTTATTATTTTTGCCATGGTGTTTGTACCAAGTGTAAGCGCAGAAGGAATTGATGCGCTTACTATTACAACAAACGCTGATGGCACACAGGATTACTCAGTAACGTTACAAGTTTTAGCAATTATGACGGCGCTGAGTTTTATACCGGCTGCCATAATTATGATGACCTCCTTTACACGAATAATTGTTGTACTCGCCATTTTGCGCCAAGCAATTGGTTTGCAGCAAACACCGTCAAACCAAGTGTTATTAGGGATGTCGCTTTTTCTAAGTATTTTTATAATGTCGCCTATTTATCAGCAGGTAAACGAGCGAGCTATAGAACCTTACTTAAATGAGCAGGTTACTTCAGTACAAGCTTTAGAGCTGGCTAAAGAGCCAATGAAAGCCTTTATGCTTTCACAAGTGCGTTTAAAAGATTTAGAAACGTTTGCTAAAATTGCCGGTTACGATCAGCTTGATTCGCCACAAGATACACCGTTAATAGTGCTTATACCCGCCTTTGTAACCAGCGAATTGCAAACCGCATTTATAATAGGGTTTATGTTTTTTATCCCATTTTTAATTGTTGATTTAGTGGTCGCCTCGGTATTAATGGCGATGGGTATGATGATGCTTTCACCCATGATTGTGTCTTTACCGTTTAAAATTATGTTATTTGTACTTGTAGACGGCTGGAGCTTAGTGATGGGGACTCTAGCTAAAAGCTTTGGTTTAGGGACTTAG
- the fliQ gene encoding flagellar biosynthesis protein FliQ, with product MEPEIFVDILSDALFLVIKLVSAIVVPGLIIGLVVAVFQAATSINEQTLSFLPRLLITISALIVGGHWLTQELMDFFTRLVLLIPEIAG from the coding sequence ATGGAACCGGAAATTTTTGTTGATATCCTAAGTGACGCTCTTTTTTTAGTTATTAAGCTGGTGTCTGCAATTGTAGTCCCAGGCTTAATTATTGGTTTAGTTGTAGCTGTGTTTCAGGCCGCGACGTCTATCAATGAACAAACATTGAGCTTTTTACCTCGTTTATTAATTACCATTAGTGCGCTTATTGTGGGTGGGCATTGGCTTACTCAAGAGCTAATGGACTTTTTTACTCGCCTAGTATTACTTATTCCTGAAATTGCAGGTTAA
- the fliR gene encoding flagellar biosynthetic protein FliR, whose amino-acid sequence MEYPFAVVIQWLSDFLLPLVRISSMIMIMAGLGAKNVPTRIKMGLSVVVTFVVVPVLPPATFTNLFSFEMILVVIQQMLIGVAIGFASILLLNTFVLAGQILAMQTGLGFASVIDPSNGASVPAVGQFFLILATLLFFAFNGHLMMIQMVVHSFQVLPIDGTWWSVDHYWDIVTWGGWMFTTALVLSLAPLTAMLVINMSFGIMTRAAPQLNIFSIGFPFTLVAGLIIIWATLGNFVTQFEFQWLKMVELMCTLVGCSP is encoded by the coding sequence GTGGAATACCCCTTTGCTGTCGTTATTCAATGGTTGAGCGATTTTTTGTTGCCGCTGGTACGCATTAGCTCAATGATTATGATTATGGCTGGTTTGGGGGCTAAAAATGTTCCTACACGTATAAAAATGGGTTTATCGGTTGTTGTAACTTTTGTTGTAGTTCCTGTTCTGCCCCCAGCTACATTCACTAATTTATTTTCGTTTGAGATGATTTTAGTCGTTATTCAACAAATGCTGATTGGTGTTGCTATTGGTTTTGCATCTATACTTTTATTAAATACTTTTGTGTTAGCAGGGCAAATACTCGCGATGCAAACCGGTTTAGGTTTTGCTTCGGTTATTGACCCTTCTAATGGTGCGAGTGTGCCTGCTGTGGGCCAGTTTTTTCTTATTTTGGCCACCCTATTATTTTTTGCTTTTAACGGTCATTTAATGATGATTCAAATGGTGGTGCATAGTTTTCAAGTGCTACCCATTGATGGCACATGGTGGTCTGTAGATCATTACTGGGACATAGTGACCTGGGGTGGCTGGATGTTTACTACAGCACTGGTACTCTCACTTGCACCGCTTACCGCGATGCTCGTTATTAATATGTCGTTTGGTATTATGACGCGTGCAGCACCGCAATTAAATATTTTCTCTATTGGTTTTCCGTTTACCTTGGTAGCGGGACTTATTATTATTTGGGCGACACTAGGTAACTTTGTTACTCAGTTTGAGTTTCAATGGTTAAAAATGGTTGAGCTAATGTGTACTTTAGTTGGTTGTTCACCTTAG